TGAACCGCTCCCAGCTTCCTGCATGTCTGGAAGTCACTGCCGAAACAGAAGAGGGCGAAATCATGGGCTTGGCTCATAAGAATTACCCTATTGAAGGTGTTCAGTTTCATCCCGAGTCCGAGATCTCCGATTGCGGCTCTCAATTATTCAATAACTTTCTAAACAAGGACTCTTAATACATGTTAAAAAAATTGATCTTCACAGCAGCCATCTTATTTGCTCCCCTTTTTGCTCAAGTAGAGCAAACTTTATCCATTATCAAACCCGATGCCGTCCAAGGCCATCATATCGGAGAAATCATTCAGATTTTCGAGGGAAACGGCCTACAGGTTGCAGCAATCAAAATGGTGCGGATGTCAAAAAACGATGCAATGGAATTTTATGAAGTGCACAAGGACCGCCCTTTTTACGAACAACTGACAAACTTTATGCATGCAGGCCCAGTTGTTGCGATGGTACTGGAGGGAGAAAATGCAGTTGCCAAAAACCGCCAGCTAATGGGCGAAACCAACCCTGAAAACGCCAAACCAGGAACGATTCGCTATCGATTCGCAAAAAGCGTTCAGAGTAATGCCGTGCATGGATCAGATTCTCTTGAAAACGCAAAAAAAGAGATTGCGTTTTTCTTTAATCGACAAGAAATTCACACCAGATAAATCGCGGACTCTCCAATCAAAAGGAGAGTCCAAGGTAGTCCTAAACATGTAATGCTCAAATCAAAATTCGTTTGACACTGATGGAAATTTAAAGTTTCATATTCAGCCATAACAGCTGGAGAAATGAAATGAACCCATCGTGCCCTAAATGCGAGTCAACCGCGGTAAAAAAGAATGGACATATCCACAATGGAAAACAAAATCATCGTTGCCTTGTTTGCGGCCGCCAATTTGTTCTAGACCCCCAACAAAAAATTATTACAGATCAAACTAAAAGTGAGGTCCGTCAAGCACTTCTGGAAAGAGTTTCTTTAGAAGGCATCTGTAGAATTTTCAGTGTGAGTATGCCCTGGTTATTGAGCTTTATACAACAGATAATTTATGAGTTGCCCGACGATTTAAACGCTACTGTGGTCAAGGATTATAAGGATTTTGAAGTGGCAATTATAGAGCTTGATGAACAGTGGAGTTATGTCGGAAATAAGAAAAATCAGCAATGGCTTTGGTTGGCGTTCCATTCGGCTAGCAGGCAGGTTTTGGCAATGCATGTAGGAAAAAGGGATAAGAGAGCTGCCGAAGCATTATTAGCAAAACTTCCTGAGGATTTAAAAAAAAAACCTTCTTTTACTCTGATAAGTTCTCTGTGTACTACGAAGTCCTTCCTTGGAAGCAACACCAGGCAGTCGGAAAAAATTCAGGAAAAACGAGTTACATTGAAAGATTTAACAACACCTTGAGGCAAAGATGTTCGAGGCTGGTTAGGAAAACCCTGTCATTTTCAAAAAAATTAGCCAACCATATTGGTATGATTCAGTATTTCATTTGTGATTACAACAAAAGGATGGCATTACTTGTTTAGGACTACCGAGTCCAAAATCATCATAACTTGAAATCTGCACCAAGATATGTTTTTTTTGCCTCTTCATTACTAATCAATTGCTCGACAGAGCCTGAAACCATCACTTTTCCGTCCGCAACAAGATAACTGCGATCAACAACGCTGAAAATTTCCCGTGCATTGTGGTCTGTGATCAAAATACTGATCCCTTTTGAAGATAGGTGGCTGATGAGCTCTTTTACCTCTTGGACAGAAATGGGATCGATATTGGCAAACGGCTCATCGAGAAGCAGAAATGTTGGCCGCGTGACCAAAGCCCGCGTAATTTCCAAGCGCCTTCTCTCGCCTCCCGAAAGCGCTGCCGCCTTTTTTTTCGCCAACCGCGTTAAATGAAGCTCCTCTAATAACTCTTCCAGCCGTAACTTTCGCTCACTTTTCTTTAAACTGAGATTTTCTAAAATGCACATCACATTCTGCTCAACCGTAAGACTGCGAAAAACTGAAGGTTCTTGCGCAAGATATCCCATTCCCATGCGCGCCCTCTTGTGCATCGGCACACGCGTCACATCCTCGCCTTTAAAGACGACCTTTCCTTTTTCGGGACGGATCAGCCCTACAGTCATGTAAAATGCTGTTGTCTTACCTGCTCCGTTCGGCCCCAAAAGGCCGACAATTTCACCGGCATCCACATAAAAGGACAGATCGTTGACAACTCTGCGGCCGCTATAAGTTTTCACAAG
This genomic window from Waddlia chondrophila WSU 86-1044 contains:
- the lptB gene encoding LPS export ABC transporter ATP-binding protein; translated protein: MSEQHVLTVQNLVKTYSGRRVVNDLSFYVDAGEIVGLLGPNGAGKTTAFYMTVGLIRPEKGKVVFKGEDVTRVPMHKRARMGMGYLAQEPSVFRSLTVEQNVMCILENLSLKKSERKLRLEELLEELHLTRLAKKKAAALSGGERRRLEITRALVTRPTFLLLDEPFANIDPISVQEVKELISHLSSKGISILITDHNAREIFSVVDRSYLVADGKVMVSGSVEQLISNEEAKKTYLGADFKL
- a CDS encoding IS1 family transposase (programmed frameshift), with translation MNPSCPKCESTAVKKNGHIHNGKQNHRCLVCGRQFVLDPQQKIITDQTKSEVRQALLERVSLEGICRIFSVSMPWLLSFIQQIIYELPDDLNATVVKDYKDFEVAIIELDEQWSYVGNKKNQQWLWLAFHSASRQVLAMHVGKRDKRAAEALLAKLPEDLKKKPFFYSDKFSVYYEVLPWKQHQAVGKNSGKTSYIERFNNTLRQRCSRLVRKTLSFSKKLANHIGMIQYFICDYNKRMALLV
- the ndk gene encoding nucleoside-diphosphate kinase, whose amino-acid sequence is MLKKLIFTAAILFAPLFAQVEQTLSIIKPDAVQGHHIGEIIQIFEGNGLQVAAIKMVRMSKNDAMEFYEVHKDRPFYEQLTNFMHAGPVVAMVLEGENAVAKNRQLMGETNPENAKPGTIRYRFAKSVQSNAVHGSDSLENAKKEIAFFFNRQEIHTR